A portion of the Pseudomonas sp. GR 6-02 genome contains these proteins:
- a CDS encoding chemotaxis protein CheW — protein sequence MTESLTAFELLLQIDQRCRLLAADLPSQPTRQDSWSGIGFRLGEHGYVAPMGEVSEVLHEPRVTQMPGVKPWVKGVANLRGRLLPIMDVYGFFYGYEAGHELSALRKQRRILVVEHNDVFAGLLVDEVFGLQHFAQDSLEPVPMDELQGPIAPFVKGRFQREQNWQVFSPFALAQSQGFMNVAL from the coding sequence ATGACCGAGTCGCTGACGGCCTTCGAACTGCTGCTGCAGATTGATCAACGTTGTCGTCTGCTGGCGGCGGACCTGCCGTCCCAGCCGACTCGACAGGACAGCTGGAGCGGCATCGGTTTTCGCTTGGGCGAGCACGGGTACGTCGCGCCCATGGGCGAAGTCAGCGAAGTCCTGCACGAACCGCGCGTTACCCAAATGCCGGGGGTCAAGCCCTGGGTCAAGGGCGTAGCGAACCTGCGTGGGCGGCTGCTGCCGATCATGGATGTGTACGGCTTCTTTTATGGTTATGAGGCCGGCCATGAACTGTCGGCCCTGCGCAAGCAGCGGCGGATACTGGTGGTGGAGCACAACGACGTGTTCGCCGGGTTGCTGGTCGATGAGGTCTTCGGCTTGCAGCACTTTGCCCAGGACAGCCTGGAGCCGGTGCCCATGGACGAGCTGCAGGGGCCGATCGCGCCGTTCGTCAAAGGCCGCTTTCAGCGTGAACAGAATTGGCAGGTGTTCAGCCCGTTTGCGTTGGCGCAGTCGCAAGGTTTCATGAATGTAGCGCTGTAG
- a CDS encoding energy transducer TonB has protein sequence MTLPSDLPPELAHRGVRPADRLGFTLFLAALIHLALLLGVGFTMVEPKQISKTLEITLATFKSETKPKKADFLAQENQQGSGTLDKKAIPKTTEVAPFQDNKVQTVTPPPTAKPQVQEAAPKAAVTTVAPKPKKAATKQEDVKTETKPKVEAPTFDSSQLSSDIASLEAELANEQQLYAKRPRIHRLSAASTMRDKGAWYKDEWRKKVERIGNLNYPDEARRKQIYGNLRLMVSINRDGSLYEVLVLESSGQPLLDQAAQRIVRLAAPFAPFTGDLSDIDRLEIIRTWRFARGDRLSSN, from the coding sequence ATGACACTCCCGTCCGATCTGCCCCCTGAACTCGCCCATCGTGGCGTGCGCCCGGCTGATCGCCTCGGTTTTACCCTGTTTCTCGCGGCGCTGATTCACCTGGCCTTGCTGTTGGGCGTCGGGTTCACCATGGTCGAACCCAAGCAAATCAGCAAAACCCTGGAAATCACCCTCGCCACCTTCAAAAGCGAAACCAAGCCGAAAAAAGCCGATTTCCTCGCTCAAGAGAATCAGCAAGGCAGCGGCACCCTGGATAAAAAGGCCATTCCAAAGACCACCGAGGTCGCGCCCTTCCAGGACAACAAGGTGCAGACGGTCACTCCGCCGCCAACCGCCAAACCCCAAGTGCAGGAAGCCGCGCCCAAGGCCGCCGTGACGACTGTCGCGCCGAAGCCGAAAAAAGCCGCGACCAAGCAGGAAGACGTCAAGACCGAGACCAAGCCCAAGGTCGAAGCACCGACCTTCGACAGCTCACAGTTGTCCAGCGACATCGCCAGCCTGGAAGCGGAACTGGCCAACGAGCAACAGCTGTACGCCAAACGCCCGCGCATCCACCGCTTGAGCGCCGCGTCGACCATGCGCGACAAAGGTGCCTGGTACAAGGATGAATGGCGCAAGAAGGTCGAGCGCATTGGCAACCTCAACTACCCCGACGAGGCCCGACGCAAACAGATTTATGGCAATTTGCGCCTGATGGTCTCGATCAATCGCGACGGCTCGCTGTATGAAGTATTGGTGCTGGAATCGTCCGGCCAACCGCTGCTGGATCAGGCGGCGCAGCGCATCGTGCGGCTGGCCGCGCCGTTCGCACCGTTTACCGGGGATCTGTCGGACATCGACCGCCTGGAAATCATCCGCACCTGGAGGTTTGCGCGCGGGGACCGGTTGTCCAGTAATTAG
- the pilH gene encoding twitching motility response regulator PilH, which yields MARILIVDDSPTEMYKLTGMLEKHGHEVLKAENGADGVALARQEKPDAVLMDIVMPGLNGFQATRQLTKDPETGHIPVIIITTKDQETDKVWGTRQGAKDYLTKPVDEDTLIKTLNNVLAG from the coding sequence ATGGCACGTATTCTGATCGTCGATGATTCGCCGACCGAAATGTACAAACTGACCGGCATGCTCGAAAAGCACGGTCATGAAGTGTTGAAAGCCGAAAACGGCGCCGACGGCGTGGCCCTGGCCCGCCAGGAAAAACCCGACGCGGTACTGATGGACATCGTCATGCCCGGCCTCAACGGTTTCCAGGCGACCCGTCAGCTGACCAAAGACCCGGAAACCGGGCACATCCCGGTGATCATCATCACCACCAAGGATCAGGAAACCGACAAAGTCTGGGGCACGCGCCAGGGCGCCAAGGACTACCTGACCAAACCGGTCGATGAAGACACCCTGATCAAGACGCTGAACAACGTGCTGGCCGGTTGA
- the pilG gene encoding twitching motility response regulator PilG has protein sequence MEQHSSALKVMVIDDSKTIRRTAETLLKNVGCEVITAIDGFDALAKIADNHPGIIFVDIMMPRLDGYQTCALIKNNSAFKSTPVIMLSSRDGLFDKAKGRIVGSDQFLTKPFSKEELLNAIQAHVPGFAVVSPQ, from the coding sequence ATGGAACAGCATTCCAGCGCCTTGAAGGTCATGGTGATCGATGATTCGAAAACGATTCGTCGCACCGCCGAAACGCTGTTGAAAAACGTGGGCTGTGAAGTCATCACCGCAATCGATGGTTTCGATGCCCTGGCCAAGATTGCCGACAATCACCCAGGCATCATCTTTGTCGACATCATGATGCCGCGTCTGGATGGCTATCAGACCTGCGCGTTGATCAAGAACAACAGTGCGTTCAAGTCCACGCCAGTGATTATGCTGTCGTCCAGGGACGGGTTGTTCGACAAGGCCAAGGGGCGGATCGTCGGCTCCGACCAGTTTTTGACCAAGCCTTTCAGCAAGGAAGAACTGCTGAACGCGATTCAGGCCCACGTACCGGGCTTTGCTGTCGTTTCGCCGCAGTAG
- the gshB gene encoding glutathione synthase: MSVRVGIVMDPIASISYKKDSSLAMLLAAQKRGWELFYMEQRDLYQAEGQARARMRPLKVFADPHKWFELGAESDALLSDLDVILMRKDPPFDMEFVYSTYLLEQAENAGVLVVNKPQSLRDCNEKLFATLFPQCTPPTIVSRRPDVLREFADHHGDVILKPLDGMGGSSIFRHTAGHPNLSVILETLTLHGKQQIMIQGYLPAIVDGDKRILMIDGEPVDYCLARIPAAGETRGNLAAGGRGEARPLTEKDRWIAAQVGPTLREKGLLFVGLDVIGEHLTEINVTSPTCIREIDNAFGTDIGGQLMDAIDQKLKAR, translated from the coding sequence ATGAGCGTTCGCGTCGGGATTGTCATGGATCCTATCGCCAGCATCTCCTATAAAAAGGATAGCTCGCTGGCCATGCTGTTGGCCGCGCAAAAGCGTGGCTGGGAACTGTTCTATATGGAACAGCGCGATTTGTATCAGGCCGAGGGCCAGGCGCGCGCGCGGATGCGTCCGCTGAAAGTCTTCGCCGACCCGCACAAGTGGTTCGAGCTGGGCGCCGAATCCGACGCACTGCTGAGCGACCTGGACGTGATTCTGATGCGCAAGGATCCGCCGTTCGACATGGAGTTCGTCTACTCCACTTACCTGCTGGAGCAAGCCGAGAACGCTGGCGTGCTGGTGGTCAACAAGCCGCAAAGCCTGCGTGACTGCAACGAGAAGCTGTTCGCCACGCTGTTCCCGCAGTGCACGCCGCCGACCATCGTCAGCCGTCGCCCGGACGTGTTGCGTGAATTCGCCGACCATCACGGTGACGTGATCCTCAAGCCGCTGGACGGCATGGGCGGTTCGTCGATCTTCCGTCATACCGCCGGCCACCCGAACCTGTCGGTGATTCTTGAAACCCTGACCCTGCATGGCAAACAGCAGATCATGATCCAGGGCTACCTGCCGGCGATCGTTGATGGCGACAAGCGCATCCTGATGATCGACGGCGAGCCTGTGGATTATTGCCTGGCGCGGATTCCGGCAGCAGGCGAAACCCGTGGCAACCTCGCCGCCGGTGGCCGTGGCGAAGCCCGACCGCTGACCGAGAAAGATCGCTGGATCGCCGCGCAAGTCGGCCCGACCCTGCGCGAGAAGGGCTTGCTGTTCGTCGGTCTCGACGTGATCGGTGAGCACCTGACCGAAATCAACGTCACCAGCCCGACCTGCATTCGCGAGATCGATAACGCGTTCGGCACCGACATCGGCGGCCAGTTGATGGATGCCATCGATCAGAAGCTCAAGGCTCGTTGA
- a CDS encoding methyl-accepting chemotaxis protein, whose amino-acid sequence MIKANAGTPEGSRSRSQIIVLFIALIIFIMLLFANFAYLNTQANYDKQYIGHAGELRVLSQRIAKNATEAAAGKAAAFKLLSDARNDFALRWGYLKKGDPSTGLPPAPSTVRPEMRAVQLDWERLLKNTDAILSSEQTVLSLHQVAATLAETVPQLQVEYEKVVETLLQRGAPAAQVAMAQRQSLLAERILGAVNTVLSGDENSQQAADAFGRDAARFGQVLNGMLQGNAALKISQVEDRDARARLTEISELFEFVSGSVDEILETSPELFKVRESASNIFTLSQTLLDEASHLASRFENLAGGRNTDTIGGYVLGLLALMSIILIGLVMVRETNRQLRETAEKNERNQSAIMRLLDEIEDLADGDLTVTASVTEDFTGTIADSINYSVDQLRDLVATINLTAGQVAAAVQETQATAMHLAQASEHQAQQISEASMAINDMAESIDQVSANAAESSAVAERSVEIANKGNEVVHNTIHGMDNIREQIQDTAKRIKRLGESSQEIGDIVSLIDDIADQTNILALNAAIQASMAGDAGRGFAVVADEVQRLAERSSAATRQIETLVRAIQTDTNEAVISMEQTTTEVVRGARLAQDAGVALEEIEGVSKTLAALIQSISNAAQQQTSSAGQISLTMNVIQQITTQTSSGSTATAESIGNLAKMASQLRRSVSGFTLPAKPAQAADNA is encoded by the coding sequence ATGATTAAAGCAAACGCAGGTACGCCGGAAGGGTCGCGCAGCCGGTCGCAGATCATCGTGCTGTTCATCGCGCTGATCATCTTCATCATGCTGCTGTTCGCCAACTTCGCGTACCTCAACACCCAGGCGAATTACGACAAGCAGTACATCGGCCACGCCGGTGAGCTGCGGGTGCTGTCGCAACGCATCGCCAAGAACGCCACCGAAGCCGCCGCTGGCAAGGCCGCGGCGTTCAAGTTGCTCAGCGATGCGCGCAACGACTTCGCCCTGCGTTGGGGCTATCTGAAGAAAGGCGATCCCTCCACCGGCCTGCCGCCGGCACCGTCCACCGTGCGCCCGGAAATGCGCGCGGTACAGCTGGATTGGGAGCGGCTGCTGAAAAACACCGACGCCATTCTCTCCAGCGAACAGACCGTGTTGTCATTGCATCAAGTCGCCGCGACGCTGGCCGAAACCGTGCCGCAATTGCAGGTCGAGTACGAAAAGGTCGTCGAAACCCTCCTGCAACGTGGCGCCCCGGCCGCTCAGGTGGCGATGGCCCAGCGTCAGTCGCTGCTGGCCGAGCGGATTCTCGGTGCAGTGAACACCGTGCTGTCCGGCGACGAAAACTCGCAGCAGGCCGCCGACGCCTTCGGTCGCGACGCGGCGCGTTTCGGCCAGGTACTCAACGGCATGCTTCAAGGCAATGCGGCCCTGAAAATCAGCCAGGTCGAAGACCGCGATGCCCGTGCCCGGTTGACCGAGATTTCCGAGCTATTTGAATTCGTGTCGGGCTCGGTGGACGAAATCCTCGAAACCTCGCCGGAGCTGTTCAAGGTCCGCGAATCGGCCAGCAACATTTTTACCCTGTCGCAAACCCTGCTCGATGAAGCTTCGCACTTGGCCAGCCGTTTCGAAAACCTCGCCGGCGGGCGCAACACCGATACCATCGGCGGCTACGTGCTGGGTTTGCTCGCGTTGATGTCGATCATTCTCATTGGCCTGGTGATGGTGCGCGAAACCAACCGTCAGTTGCGTGAAACCGCTGAGAAGAACGAGCGCAATCAGAGCGCGATCATGCGCCTGCTGGACGAAATTGAAGACCTGGCCGACGGTGACCTGACCGTGACCGCCTCGGTGACCGAAGACTTCACCGGGACCATCGCCGACTCGATCAACTATTCCGTCGACCAGTTGCGCGATCTGGTGGCGACCATCAACCTCACCGCCGGCCAGGTCGCCGCCGCCGTGCAGGAAACCCAGGCCACCGCGATGCACCTGGCCCAGGCCTCGGAGCATCAGGCGCAGCAGATTTCCGAAGCCTCCATGGCGATCAACGACATGGCCGAGTCCATCGATCAGGTCTCGGCCAATGCCGCCGAATCCTCAGCGGTGGCCGAGCGCTCGGTGGAAATTGCCAACAAGGGCAACGAAGTGGTGCACAACACCATCCACGGCATGGACAATATTCGCGAGCAGATCCAGGACACCGCCAAGCGCATCAAGCGCCTCGGTGAGTCTTCTCAGGAAATCGGCGACATTGTCAGCCTGATCGATGACATTGCCGATCAGACCAACATCCTCGCCCTCAACGCGGCCATTCAGGCGTCCATGGCCGGTGACGCCGGGCGCGGTTTTGCGGTGGTGGCCGACGAAGTACAGCGGCTGGCCGAGCGCTCGTCCGCGGCGACCCGGCAGATCGAAACGCTGGTGCGGGCAATTCAGACCGACACCAACGAAGCGGTGATTTCCATGGAGCAGACCACCACCGAAGTGGTGCGCGGCGCGCGTCTGGCGCAGGATGCCGGAGTGGCCCTGGAAGAAATCGAAGGCGTATCGAAGACCCTCGCGGCATTGATCCAGAGTATTTCCAACGCCGCGCAGCAACAGACGTCTTCGGCCGGCCAGATTTCCCTGACGATGAACGTGATCCAGCAGATCACCACGCAGACCTCGTCCGGCTCCACCGCCACTGCCGAGAGCATTGGCAACCTGGCGAAAATGGCCAGCCAGCTGCGGCGTTCGGTGTCCGGTTTCACCTTGCCGGCCAAGCCTGCGCAAGCTGCGGACAACGCTTGA